One genomic segment of Natronospira proteinivora includes these proteins:
- a CDS encoding AraC family transcriptional regulator, whose amino-acid sequence MIRSKRGIDYQDVPRPVAALSDEYSAGFLDPRHKHSRAQLIYASAGVMSVTTDEISAVVPPYRAVWVPGGVYHEVRCQSAVSVRTVYVDSSAHPDLPASCRVLEVSTLLRELIIEATVVPVEYDEDGRDGRVMALLLDEIASTPVAPLHIPMPRHERLLAVCRSIITDPGYWGTVDEWAEMARMSRRTFTRHFRKETGMSFSEWQQHVRLMDALSKLANGEQVTQVAFDVGYKSASAFTAMFHRTFGAPPLHYFNRKEREEA is encoded by the coding sequence ATGATCAGAAGCAAGCGTGGTATTGACTATCAGGACGTGCCGAGACCGGTGGCCGCACTTTCGGACGAGTACTCTGCCGGCTTCCTGGATCCAAGACACAAGCACAGCAGGGCTCAGTTGATCTATGCGTCGGCTGGGGTGATGTCAGTGACTACCGACGAGATCAGTGCAGTGGTGCCCCCCTATCGTGCTGTCTGGGTGCCCGGCGGGGTATATCACGAGGTTCGTTGCCAAAGTGCGGTGTCGGTGCGCACGGTTTATGTGGATTCATCAGCCCACCCTGACTTGCCTGCGTCTTGTCGCGTACTTGAGGTCTCCACCCTGTTGCGGGAATTGATCATCGAGGCAACGGTGGTTCCGGTGGAATATGATGAGGATGGCCGGGATGGCCGTGTGATGGCATTGTTGCTCGACGAAATTGCCTCCACGCCAGTGGCACCACTTCACATCCCCATGCCGCGGCACGAACGGCTACTGGCCGTTTGCCGGAGCATTATTACTGACCCAGGTTACTGGGGGACGGTGGACGAGTGGGCGGAGATGGCGCGGATGAGTCGGCGTACTTTTACCCGTCATTTCCGGAAGGAAACCGGCATGAGTTTCTCCGAGTGGCAACAGCATGTGCGTCTCATGGATGCCCTCTCGAAATTGGCAAATGGCGAGCAAGTGACCCAGGTGGCCTTCGATGTTGGCTACAAAAGCGCCAGTGCCTTCACCGCCATGTTTCATCGCACCTTCGGTGCGCCACCCTTACATTACTTCAATCGAAAGGAGCGTGAAGAGGCATGA